One genomic segment of Terrihabitans soli includes these proteins:
- a CDS encoding uracil-DNA glycosylase yields MPLQPSHDCPLCPRLVSFRTKWRKEAPDWHNAPVPSFGPEDAELLIIGLAPGLQGANRTGRPFTGDWAGDLLYATLLDFGFAKGVYDERPDDGLQLVRARIVNAVRCVPPENKPTGPEINTCRKFLIDEFDTLPKVKAMVLLGRIAHDSTLKTLGVKATDAKFGHGAEHQVGKIRLFDSYHCSRYNTNTGRLTNEMFRAVFSAVRSYLG; encoded by the coding sequence TTGCCGCTCCAGCCCTCACACGACTGCCCGCTCTGCCCGCGGCTCGTCTCCTTCCGCACCAAATGGCGGAAAGAGGCGCCGGACTGGCACAACGCGCCTGTGCCGAGTTTCGGCCCGGAAGACGCCGAGCTTCTGATCATCGGCCTCGCGCCCGGCCTTCAGGGCGCCAACCGCACCGGCCGCCCCTTCACCGGCGACTGGGCGGGCGATCTTCTCTACGCGACGCTGCTCGATTTCGGCTTTGCCAAAGGCGTCTATGACGAGCGGCCCGATGACGGGCTTCAGCTCGTTCGTGCGCGCATCGTCAATGCGGTGCGCTGCGTGCCCCCAGAAAACAAGCCGACCGGCCCCGAGATCAATACGTGCCGCAAATTCCTGATCGACGAGTTCGACACGCTGCCGAAAGTCAAAGCGATGGTGCTGCTCGGCCGCATCGCCCATGACAGCACGCTGAAAACGCTCGGCGTCAAAGCAACCGACGCCAAATTCGGCCATGGCGCCGAACACCAGGTGGGAAAAATCCGGCTCTTCGACAGCTATCACTGCTCGCGCTACAACACGAATACGGGGCGTCTTACGAACGAGATGTTCCGCGCGGTGTTCAGCGCCGTGCGCAGCTATCTCGGCTAA
- the smpB gene encoding SsrA-binding protein SmpB, whose product MSAKKAEPSKKVVADHRQARYHYEIGEVFEAGIQLTGTEVKSLREGKARIAESHAGEHAGELYLYNAYIPEYLQANRFNHETKRPRKLLLHKRQIAKMANAVQREGMTIVPLRLYFNERGMAKLELAIAKGKKLHDKRATEKARDWNREKARLMKERG is encoded by the coding sequence ATGAGCGCCAAGAAGGCCGAGCCCAGCAAGAAGGTGGTCGCCGATCACCGGCAGGCCCGCTACCATTATGAGATTGGCGAGGTCTTCGAGGCGGGGATCCAGCTCACCGGCACCGAAGTGAAATCCTTGCGCGAAGGCAAAGCGCGCATCGCCGAAAGCCATGCGGGCGAGCATGCCGGCGAGCTTTATCTCTACAACGCGTACATACCGGAATATCTGCAGGCCAACCGCTTCAACCACGAAACGAAACGGCCGCGCAAACTCCTGCTGCACAAGCGCCAGATCGCCAAAATGGCAAATGCCGTGCAGCGCGAGGGCATGACGATCGTGCCGCTGAGGCTCTATTTCAACGAGCGCGGCATGGCCAAGCTGGAGCTCGCCATCGCCAAGGGCAAGAAGCTGCATGACAAGCGGGCGACGGAAAAGGCGCGCGACTGGAACCGCGAAAAAGCCCGCCTCATGAAAGAGCGCGGTTAG
- a CDS encoding porin: protein MKTVKSLLLGSAAGFVALTGAQAADLPLAEPVEYVKVCSTYGEGFFYIPGTDTCLQISGRVRVEGYISFYDSDTGLAGSAEENDFETRARGVIGLDARTETEWGTLRSYIEYEANSDSEEYNYDDAGFEVENVASFIQFAGITAGKAPSFYDYAETSTWADFWSSEDVWTVAYTASFGSGFSATIGIEDKYYRANPYGYTVGSDSFGLDQVWPNVIAALRVDQAWGSAQLSAAVQDNQGDTEDYTTFYPDVEDELGWGVQLGAKFNLPIAEEGSYFLIQGAYSEGALSYAGGEEDFTDFSPGISDQSFNAAGDLENNTLLSVGASVGIQASETVALALTGAYYDYDSAAPGDAGDFDGFLVEGNVVWTPVDNLDLGLYAIYGSFEDEADTEFEDLRVITRLQRDF from the coding sequence ATGAAGACGGTGAAAAGCCTTCTTCTCGGTTCCGCGGCGGGTTTCGTCGCGCTCACCGGGGCACAGGCCGCCGACCTTCCGCTCGCCGAACCGGTCGAGTACGTGAAGGTCTGCTCGACTTACGGCGAGGGTTTCTTCTACATCCCGGGCACCGACACCTGCTTGCAGATCTCGGGTCGCGTCCGCGTTGAAGGTTACATCTCCTTCTACGACAGCGACACGGGTCTCGCTGGCTCTGCTGAAGAGAACGACTTCGAAACGCGCGCTCGTGGCGTGATCGGTCTCGACGCCCGTACCGAAACCGAATGGGGCACGCTCCGTTCGTACATCGAGTACGAAGCGAACAGCGACTCGGAAGAGTACAACTATGACGACGCCGGTTTCGAAGTCGAAAACGTCGCTTCGTTCATCCAGTTCGCCGGCATCACGGCTGGTAAGGCTCCGTCGTTCTACGACTACGCCGAAACCTCGACCTGGGCCGACTTCTGGTCGTCGGAAGACGTCTGGACCGTTGCCTACACCGCTTCGTTCGGTTCGGGCTTCTCGGCCACGATCGGCATCGAAGACAAGTACTATCGCGCCAATCCGTATGGTTACACGGTCGGCAGCGATAGCTTCGGCCTCGACCAGGTGTGGCCGAACGTGATCGCCGCTCTGCGCGTCGATCAGGCTTGGGGTTCTGCCCAGCTTTCGGCCGCCGTCCAGGATAACCAGGGCGATACCGAAGACTACACCACCTTCTATCCGGACGTTGAAGACGAACTCGGCTGGGGCGTTCAGCTCGGTGCCAAGTTCAACCTCCCGATCGCTGAAGAAGGTTCGTACTTCTTGATCCAGGGTGCTTACTCGGAAGGCGCGCTGTCCTACGCCGGTGGCGAAGAGGACTTCACGGACTTCTCGCCGGGCATCTCTGATCAGTCGTTCAACGCGGCTGGTGATCTCGAAAACAACACCCTGCTCTCGGTCGGTGCCAGCGTTGGCATCCAGGCTTCGGAAACCGTGGCTCTCGCCCTCACCGGCGCGTACTACGACTATGACTCCGCGGCTCCGGGCGATGCCGGTGACTTCGACGGCTTCCTCGTTGAAGGCAACGTGGTGTGGACCCCGGTCGATAACCTCGACCTCGGCCTCTACGCGATCTACGGCAGCTTCGAAGATGAAGCTGACACCGAGTTCGAAGACCTCCGCGTCATCACTCGCCTGCAGCGCGACTTCTAA
- the rpoZ gene encoding DNA-directed RNA polymerase subunit omega encodes MARVTVEDCIDKVENRFKLVLLAGHRARNIAGGQPLLVDRDNDKNPVVALREIADEAIKAEDLEEDLIHSLQKHVEVDEPEPEAVPLLTAGGGEDSDVAFDRMTEEDLLRGLEGLAPPVDTSNDDEGE; translated from the coding sequence ATGGCCCGCGTTACCGTCGAAGATTGCATCGACAAGGTCGAAAACCGTTTCAAGCTGGTCCTTCTGGCCGGCCATCGTGCCCGCAACATCGCCGGCGGCCAGCCGCTTCTGGTCGATCGCGACAACGACAAGAACCCGGTCGTGGCCCTGCGCGAGATCGCCGATGAGGCCATCAAGGCCGAAGACCTCGAAGAAGACCTGATCCACTCCCTGCAGAAGCATGTCGAAGTGGACGAGCCGGAGCCCGAGGCGGTTCCGCTGCTCACCGCAGGCGGCGGCGAAGATTCGGATGTCGCCTTCGACCGCATGACCGAAGAAGACCTGCTGCGCGGCCTCGAAGGCCTCGCGCCGCCGGTCGATACGTCGAACGACGACGAGGGCGAGTAA
- the dapA gene encoding 4-hydroxy-tetrahydrodipicolinate synthase, with protein sequence MPHSTPFKGSFTALVTPFRDGAVDEKAFRDLVSWQIDEGTHGLVPVGTTGESPTLSHDEHRAVVKACIDEARGRVPVIAGAGSNNTVEAVDLAKFAEKAGADALLVVTPYYNKPTQEGLFRHFKAVNDAVGIPIIIYNIPPRSVVDMSVETMARLFELKNIAGVKDATGNVARVSQQRHAMGPDFNQLSGEDMTALAFNAAGGHGCISVTANIAPRLCSELQTATLKGDYKKANEIQDRLIPLHHAIFVEPGVAGAKAGLAELGRVKDEVRLPLVTVTDGCREQIRKAMRHAGILNG encoded by the coding sequence ATGCCGCACAGCACCCCGTTCAAGGGATCGTTCACCGCCCTGGTGACGCCGTTCCGCGACGGAGCCGTGGACGAGAAAGCTTTCCGCGATCTCGTGTCTTGGCAGATTGATGAGGGAACTCATGGGCTTGTGCCTGTCGGCACGACCGGGGAAAGCCCGACTTTGAGCCATGACGAGCATCGGGCGGTCGTGAAGGCCTGTATCGACGAAGCCCGGGGCAGGGTGCCGGTCATCGCCGGGGCCGGCTCGAACAACACCGTCGAGGCGGTGGATTTGGCTAAATTTGCCGAAAAGGCGGGGGCGGATGCGCTCCTCGTCGTCACGCCCTATTACAACAAGCCGACTCAGGAAGGCCTCTTCCGCCACTTCAAGGCAGTGAACGATGCCGTCGGCATTCCGATCATCATCTACAACATCCCGCCGCGCAGCGTCGTCGACATGTCGGTCGAGACCATGGCCCGCCTGTTCGAGCTGAAGAACATCGCCGGCGTGAAGGATGCGACGGGCAATGTCGCACGCGTTTCGCAGCAGCGTCATGCCATGGGTCCGGACTTCAATCAGCTCTCGGGCGAGGACATGACGGCGCTCGCCTTCAACGCCGCCGGCGGCCATGGCTGCATTTCCGTCACCGCCAATATCGCGCCGCGCCTCTGCTCGGAGCTTCAGACCGCGACGCTGAAGGGCGATTACAAGAAGGCGAATGAAATCCAGGATCGTCTGATCCCGCTGCATCACGCCATCTTTGTCGAACCCGGCGTTGCCGGCGCCAAAGCCGGTCTCGCCGAACTCGGCCGCGTGAAGGACGAAGTGCGCCTGCCGCTCGTCACCGTCACCGATGGCTGCCGCGAACAAATCCGCAAGGCCATGCGCCATGCGGGTATACTCAACGGATGA
- a CDS encoding lytic transglycosylase domain-containing protein — MPAPNPWRAPIPVPGPAPVPMPAPATTPAGAAHAAFTTQAAPSSINELLGVQKPVEASLPGPLPSAFAPPAPAPTAVPSLLEAPRAPSASISADAPKIKEAIARFDKGQMTEALTIRDTLKDRAAITLFDWLTIRAASRQVGFAMIAGFLNENPDWPARKLIRKRAEEALYLEDLDAGTIRGFIGTEKPESALGKLALARISAKKDAASLVKEVWRQDDLSPDTEKKVLDEFGALLNETDHAARADHFFYHNETAAAQRNAARAGSAYAPIAKARVAVIGKAKNADALLDAVPAKSRNQPGYQYAKIQRLLAQDKDKEAANVMLSVSRDPDVVVDTKEWWERRRWLARDILDLGDAKTAYRIAAGHANVERVDVADAEFHAGWIALRFLNDPQTARQHFMRVVQAGATPITASRGNYWMGRTEEAAGSRNEAQRYFQAAGQYGTTYYGQLARAKLGISAEPIQPLRPSSAAREAFERNSAVRAIRLLYAAGAQDRVIPLIAETAEGLRDAESLALLAELTDKQGDPRSLLIVGKAGVSNGFPLEAASWPLNGVPKFKPVGSSVEPAVVHAIARQESAFHAAAVSKAGARGLLQMLPETAKRTASKVGVPFDKNKLTTDPAFNATLGAAHLGELVDNYDGSYILTFAAYNAGPGRARDWVARYGDPRNPNIDPVDWVERIPFTETRNYVQRVMENVQVYRARMNGGQAPRTIDADLRRGRG; from the coding sequence ATGCCTGCGCCCAATCCCTGGCGCGCGCCCATCCCGGTTCCGGGGCCTGCACCTGTGCCGATGCCCGCTCCGGCGACGACACCGGCCGGCGCCGCCCATGCGGCTTTCACGACGCAGGCCGCGCCCTCCAGCATTAACGAGCTTCTGGGCGTTCAAAAGCCCGTCGAGGCCAGCCTGCCGGGCCCGCTTCCCTCTGCTTTTGCGCCGCCGGCTCCTGCGCCGACCGCCGTGCCGTCTCTTCTCGAAGCTCCGCGCGCGCCGAGCGCCTCGATCAGCGCCGACGCGCCCAAGATCAAGGAAGCCATCGCCCGCTTCGACAAGGGCCAGATGACGGAGGCTTTGACGATCCGCGACACGCTGAAAGACCGCGCCGCCATCACTCTGTTCGACTGGCTGACGATCCGCGCCGCCTCGCGCCAGGTCGGCTTTGCGATGATCGCGGGCTTCCTCAACGAAAATCCCGATTGGCCGGCACGCAAGCTGATCCGCAAGCGCGCCGAAGAAGCGCTCTATCTTGAAGATCTCGATGCCGGCACGATCCGCGGTTTCATCGGTACGGAGAAGCCCGAAAGCGCGCTCGGCAAACTGGCGCTCGCGCGCATTTCCGCGAAGAAGGACGCCGCTTCCCTCGTCAAAGAGGTCTGGCGTCAGGACGATCTGTCGCCCGACACCGAAAAGAAGGTGCTCGACGAATTCGGCGCCCTTTTGAACGAGACCGATCACGCGGCGCGCGCCGATCACTTCTTCTATCACAACGAGACTGCCGCCGCGCAGCGCAACGCCGCGCGCGCAGGGTCTGCCTATGCGCCCATCGCAAAAGCGCGCGTTGCCGTTATCGGCAAGGCGAAGAACGCCGACGCGCTGCTCGATGCGGTGCCTGCGAAATCTCGCAATCAGCCGGGCTATCAATACGCGAAGATCCAGCGCCTTCTTGCCCAGGACAAGGACAAGGAAGCGGCCAATGTCATGCTTTCGGTCAGCCGCGATCCGGATGTTGTTGTCGATACCAAGGAATGGTGGGAGCGCCGCCGCTGGCTGGCGCGCGACATTCTCGATCTCGGCGATGCGAAAACCGCCTACAGGATCGCCGCCGGCCACGCCAATGTGGAACGTGTCGATGTCGCCGATGCCGAATTCCACGCCGGCTGGATTGCGCTGCGCTTCCTCAACGATCCGCAGACGGCACGCCAGCATTTCATGCGCGTGGTGCAGGCCGGCGCAACGCCGATCACCGCCTCACGCGGCAATTACTGGATGGGCCGGACCGAGGAAGCTGCCGGCAGCCGCAATGAGGCCCAGCGCTATTTCCAGGCGGCAGGCCAATACGGCACGACCTATTACGGCCAGCTGGCCCGCGCCAAGCTCGGCATAAGCGCCGAACCGATCCAACCCTTACGGCCCTCCTCCGCGGCGCGAGAAGCGTTTGAGCGCAATTCCGCCGTGCGCGCCATCCGTCTGCTCTACGCAGCCGGTGCGCAGGACCGCGTCATTCCGCTGATCGCCGAGACGGCGGAAGGCCTGCGCGATGCCGAGAGCCTCGCCCTTCTTGCCGAACTCACCGACAAACAAGGCGATCCACGCTCGCTTCTCATCGTCGGCAAGGCCGGCGTCTCGAACGGCTTCCCGCTCGAGGCCGCCTCCTGGCCGCTGAACGGCGTGCCGAAATTCAAGCCCGTGGGCTCTTCGGTCGAGCCCGCCGTCGTCCATGCAATCGCGCGTCAGGAAAGCGCCTTCCACGCCGCCGCCGTCTCGAAAGCCGGTGCGCGCGGCCTGTTGCAGATGCTGCCGGAAACGGCCAAGCGCACCGCCTCGAAAGTCGGCGTGCCTTTCGACAAGAACAAGCTGACGACGGACCCGGCCTTCAACGCGACGCTCGGCGCCGCCCATCTCGGCGAGCTGGTCGATAACTATGACGGCTCCTACATCCTGACCTTTGCCGCCTACAATGCCGGCCCGGGCCGCGCCCGCGACTGGGTCGCGCGCTATGGCGACCCGCGCAATCCGAACATCGATCCGGTCGATTGGGTGGAGCGCATTCCGTTCACCGAAACGCGTAATTACGTGCAGCGTGTGATGGAGAATGTGCAGGTCTACCGTGCCCGCATGAACGGCGGACAGGCGCCGCGCACGATCGACGCGGATCTGCGCCGCGGTCGTGGATAA
- a CDS encoding efflux RND transporter permease subunit, whose amino-acid sequence MRISETCIKRPVFATVLSLILVLVGIVSYDRLSVREYPNIDEPVVSVRTNYSGASAEIIESQVTQILEGSIAGIAGIDVIDSSSRTESSRITVRFNFDVDPDVAASDVRDRVSRVRGDLPDEIDEPEVSKVEADAQPVLFLSFTSEKASPLDITDYIDRFIVDRLKNLTGVAEVNIYGERRYAMRIWVDRSRLAAYNVTVQDVENALRAQNVEIPSGRIESVDREFNVLSRTGLRTPEQFSNIVIKNADGYQVKLRDVARIELGARDERRTSRFDGRNAISVGVVKQATANPLDVSNAVRTVLPELQKSLPEGMRAEQGYNSAVFVERSISSVFHTIAEAILLVVLVIFFFLRSFRASIIPIVTIPVALITSFAIMFAMGFTINTLTLLAMVLAIGLVVDDAIVVLENIYRHVEDGMKPFQAAIKGANEIGFAVVAMTITLAAVYAPIAFAQGRTGKLFLEFALTLAGAVIVSGFVALTLTPMMCSKLLKTHVKHGKLFLALEAWFDWFIDGYRHLLGRALKARGLIVVLGLVVACMSVFFFSQLSSETAPVEDRGVVRVFGRGPEGATVTYTLRYALQAEKAVQGTKDMRSFLINSGVPESTNMAGFVLLNDWDARSRKQQEITKELQTKLGRIAGVNAFASNPPSLGQSGGFGSKPVNFVIQSSADYTELRTIADNLVDKLQSNPTVEDVESDLVLTKPELQVSLNRDKIADMGLDVAVAGRTLESLLGGRQVTRFEREGEQYDVVVQLDAKERTSPATLDTIYLRAPNGEMVQLSNVVQVKESIAPRELKRFNQMRAATITANVAPGYTLGDALAAIEQVAAETLPAGTQTDYGGQSREFRTSSQSIALVFVLAILFIYLVLAAQFESFIDPFIILLTVPLSMTGALAALWLTGGTLNVYSQIGLVTLVGLITKHGILIVEFANQKREAGASAMEAAIESAVLRLRPILMTTGAMVFGAMPLAFAEGAGAESRHQIGWVIVGGVSLGTILTLFVVPTVYSLVAGRHKAAHREGAAHTQPAE is encoded by the coding sequence ATGCGCATTTCGGAGACCTGTATTAAACGGCCGGTCTTCGCGACCGTTCTCAGCCTCATTCTGGTGCTGGTCGGCATCGTCTCCTACGACCGTCTCTCGGTCCGCGAATATCCGAACATCGATGAGCCGGTTGTCTCGGTGCGCACCAATTATTCGGGCGCCTCTGCCGAAATCATCGAATCGCAGGTCACGCAGATTCTCGAAGGCTCGATCGCCGGCATTGCCGGCATCGACGTCATCGACAGTTCGAGCCGCACCGAAAGCTCGCGCATTACGGTGCGCTTTAATTTCGACGTCGATCCGGACGTTGCGGCGTCCGATGTGCGTGACCGCGTGTCTCGCGTCCGCGGCGATCTGCCGGACGAGATCGATGAGCCGGAAGTCTCCAAGGTCGAAGCCGACGCGCAGCCGGTTCTCTTCCTGTCCTTCACCAGCGAAAAAGCCAGCCCGCTCGACATCACCGACTATATCGACCGCTTCATCGTCGACCGCCTGAAGAATCTGACGGGCGTTGCCGAAGTGAACATTTATGGCGAGCGGCGCTACGCGATGCGCATCTGGGTCGATCGCTCGCGCCTTGCCGCCTACAACGTCACCGTTCAGGACGTTGAAAACGCGCTGCGGGCGCAGAATGTCGAAATTCCGTCCGGCCGCATTGAAAGCGTTGACCGCGAATTCAACGTCCTCTCGCGCACCGGCCTCAGAACGCCAGAGCAGTTCTCGAACATCGTCATCAAGAATGCCGACGGCTATCAGGTGAAGCTGCGCGATGTGGCGCGCATCGAGCTCGGCGCGCGCGATGAGCGCCGCACCAGCCGTTTTGACGGCCGCAACGCGATTTCGGTCGGCGTCGTTAAACAGGCGACGGCCAATCCGCTCGATGTGTCCAACGCCGTCCGCACTGTGTTGCCGGAGCTGCAGAAGAGCCTTCCCGAAGGCATGCGGGCCGAGCAGGGCTATAACAGCGCCGTCTTCGTCGAGCGCTCGATCTCCTCGGTGTTTCACACCATCGCTGAAGCGATCCTGCTCGTCGTTCTGGTGATCTTCTTCTTCCTGCGCAGCTTCCGCGCCTCGATCATCCCGATCGTCACCATTCCCGTCGCGCTGATCACGAGCTTTGCGATCATGTTCGCCATGGGCTTCACGATCAATACGCTGACGCTCTTGGCCATGGTGCTCGCCATCGGCCTTGTCGTCGACGACGCCATCGTCGTGCTCGAAAACATCTACCGGCATGTCGAAGACGGGATGAAACCGTTTCAGGCCGCCATCAAAGGCGCCAACGAGATCGGCTTTGCCGTCGTCGCCATGACGATCACTCTGGCCGCCGTCTACGCGCCGATCGCCTTCGCACAAGGCCGCACCGGCAAGCTCTTCCTCGAATTCGCACTGACGCTTGCCGGCGCGGTGATCGTGTCGGGTTTCGTCGCGCTAACGCTGACGCCGATGATGTGTTCGAAACTGCTCAAGACCCATGTGAAGCACGGCAAACTCTTCCTGGCGCTGGAAGCCTGGTTCGACTGGTTCATTGACGGCTACCGGCATCTGCTCGGCCGCGCGCTGAAGGCGAGGGGGCTTATCGTCGTCCTCGGCCTCGTCGTCGCCTGCATGAGCGTCTTCTTCTTCTCGCAGCTCTCGTCGGAGACAGCGCCTGTCGAAGATCGCGGCGTCGTGCGCGTGTTCGGCCGCGGGCCGGAGGGCGCGACCGTCACCTATACGCTGCGCTATGCGCTGCAGGCCGAGAAAGCGGTGCAGGGCACCAAGGACATGCGATCCTTCCTGATCAATTCCGGCGTCCCCGAATCGACGAACATGGCCGGCTTCGTGCTGCTCAACGATTGGGACGCGCGTTCCCGCAAGCAGCAGGAGATCACCAAGGAGCTTCAGACCAAGCTCGGCCGCATCGCCGGCGTGAACGCTTTTGCGTCCAACCCGCCATCGCTCGGCCAATCGGGCGGTTTCGGTTCGAAGCCCGTGAACTTCGTCATCCAAAGCTCTGCTGATTATACGGAATTGCGCACCATCGCCGACAACTTGGTCGATAAACTGCAAAGCAATCCGACGGTCGAAGATGTCGAAAGCGATCTCGTGCTCACCAAGCCCGAGCTGCAGGTTTCGCTCAATCGCGACAAGATCGCCGATATGGGGCTCGATGTTGCCGTCGCGGGCCGCACCCTCGAATCGCTTCTCGGCGGCCGCCAGGTCACGCGATTCGAACGCGAAGGCGAGCAGTACGACGTCGTCGTCCAGCTCGACGCCAAGGAACGGACATCGCCGGCAACGCTCGACACGATCTATCTGCGCGCGCCGAACGGCGAGATGGTGCAGCTCTCGAATGTCGTGCAGGTCAAAGAATCGATCGCGCCGCGCGAATTGAAACGTTTCAACCAGATGCGCGCCGCAACGATCACCGCAAACGTTGCGCCCGGTTACACGCTGGGCGATGCGCTGGCGGCCATCGAGCAGGTCGCGGCCGAAACGCTGCCCGCCGGAACGCAGACCGATTACGGCGGCCAGAGCCGCGAATTCCGCACCTCAAGCCAATCGATTGCACTCGTCTTCGTGCTCGCGATTCTGTTTATCTATCTTGTGCTTGCGGCGCAGTTTGAAAGTTTCATCGACCCGTTCATCATTTTGCTGACGGTGCCCTTGTCGATGACCGGCGCGCTCGCCGCGCTGTGGCTAACCGGCGGCACGCTCAACGTCTATTCGCAGATCGGCCTCGTCACACTTGTCGGCCTGATCACCAAGCACGGCATTCTGATCGTCGAATTCGCCAATCAGAAGCGCGAGGCGGGCGCCTCCGCCATGGAGGCGGCCATCGAATCGGCCGTTCTGCGGCTGCGCCCGATTCTCATGACAACAGGCGCCATGGTCTTCGGCGCCATGCCTTTGGCCTTTGCAGAGGGCGCCGGCGCCGAAAGCCGCCACCAGATCGGCTGGGTCATCGTCGGTGGGGTGAGTCTCGGGACGATTCTCACCCTTTTCGTTGTTCCCACAGTCTATTCCCTCGTGGCCGGCCGTCATAAAGCCGCCCACCGCGAGGGTGCCGCCCACACCCAGCCTGCCGAATAG
- a CDS encoding NYN domain-containing protein, whose product MSQNLPKIALFIDGANFYSTAKTVGFDVDYRKLLKEFGSYGQLIRAYYYTAMVEDQEYSSIRPLVDWLDYNGYTVVTKPTKEYVDGATGRRKFKGNMDVELTIDALAMADRADHIYLFSGDGDFRALVEALQRKGVRVSVVSSVQTQPAMAADELRRQADEFIDLNELSAKIGRPQNDRADRPDRLPRFVRGNAPEDEDVEP is encoded by the coding sequence ATGAGCCAGAACCTGCCGAAAATCGCCCTTTTTATTGATGGGGCGAACTTCTACTCGACAGCAAAAACTGTTGGTTTTGACGTGGATTACCGCAAACTCTTAAAGGAGTTTGGCAGCTACGGGCAGCTGATCCGCGCCTATTACTACACAGCGATGGTCGAGGATCAGGAATATTCCTCGATCCGGCCCCTCGTCGATTGGCTCGATTACAACGGCTATACGGTGGTGACCAAGCCCACCAAAGAATATGTCGACGGTGCCACCGGCCGCCGGAAGTTCAAAGGCAATATGGATGTCGAATTGACCATCGATGCCCTGGCCATGGCCGACCGGGCCGATCACATCTACCTCTTTTCGGGCGACGGGGACTTCAGGGCCCTGGTCGAGGCGCTGCAGCGGAAGGGCGTCCGGGTCTCGGTCGTCTCCTCAGTCCAGACCCAACCGGCCATGGCGGCCGACGAGCTGCGCCGCCAGGCGGACGAGTTCATCGACCTCAACGAGCTTTCGGCCAAGATCGGCCGCCCGCAGAACGACCGTGCCGACCGGCCGGACCGCCTCCCCCGTTTCGTGCGCGGCAACGCGCCCGAAGACGAGGATGTCGAGCCTTAA
- a CDS encoding phosphotransferase — protein MAVLEALRESVDKASDSAFGENKRAVLFGTVDSQDAAGQIDRFVARTLATRITEVLFLKMASACAAGLKLSDGRSVFLKIHAGELDLDQLHAVHDAQGFLRERGIPAARLVLPATEFGNGKFATVHAFRSRGDRARAYHRGTIEGAAAMLARIVEGGRAFPLRSSIPDMFAAGTSPLKARAPGIAEPPPLPPAERASAVLEKVKLHGQAISGDRVIAHDDYASRNLRFSDGEVSSVFDFEALRGGVEPVLVGRASIQFINEPSGVRDPAAAAVKFVRAYENSARRMFEGEAAAALDAGVALSVAQFCRSLVRSDGARDEDAPKIFANFMERFRATLGREYPKNPFI, from the coding sequence ATGGCCGTTCTGGAAGCGCTGCGGGAGAGTGTCGACAAGGCGTCAGACTCAGCCTTCGGCGAAAACAAGCGTGCCGTACTGTTCGGTACGGTCGATAGCCAGGACGCCGCCGGCCAGATTGATCGTTTTGTCGCCCGTACGCTGGCGACACGCATCACCGAAGTCCTGTTCCTCAAAATGGCTTCCGCCTGTGCGGCGGGCCTGAAGCTCTCCGACGGGCGCAGCGTTTTTCTGAAGATCCATGCGGGCGAGCTTGATCTCGATCAGCTTCATGCCGTTCACGACGCGCAGGGTTTTCTGCGTGAAAGAGGCATCCCGGCCGCGCGTCTCGTCCTCCCCGCAACCGAGTTCGGCAACGGCAAGTTCGCAACGGTGCATGCTTTTCGATCCCGTGGAGACCGGGCGCGGGCCTATCATCGCGGCACGATCGAGGGCGCGGCCGCCATGCTCGCGCGAATCGTCGAGGGCGGACGGGCTTTTCCTCTGCGGTCTTCAATTCCGGATATGTTCGCGGCCGGAACAAGTCCTCTCAAGGCCCGCGCGCCGGGAATCGCCGAGCCGCCGCCATTGCCGCCGGCCGAACGCGCATCGGCCGTTCTGGAAAAAGTGAAGCTTCACGGGCAGGCGATCTCGGGAGACAGGGTAATCGCGCACGATGATTACGCGTCGCGCAATCTTCGCTTCTCGGATGGCGAGGTTTCCTCGGTCTTCGATTTCGAAGCATTGCGCGGTGGCGTGGAGCCGGTTCTTGTCGGGCGTGCTTCTATCCAGTTTATCAACGAGCCGAGTGGCGTGCGGGATCCGGCGGCAGCTGCGGTGAAGTTCGTGCGGGCCTATGAAAATAGCGCGCGCCGTATGTTCGAGGGAGAGGCTGCGGCCGCGCTGGATGCCGGCGTTGCGCTTTCGGTCGCGCAATTTTGCCGTTCGCTGGTGCGTTCGGATGGGGCACGCGACGAAGACGCGCCGAAAATATTTGCGAATTTCATGGAGCGGTTCCGCGCGACGCTCGGACGCGAATACCCCAAAAACCCCTTTATTTAA